The sequence CGATGCGGTCCGACGGCGATGACGCGGTGGACGACTTCTTGTGGGGCTTGAGCACGGAGGCGGCGCGGCCGACGAGCTCCGTGAGGTGGAGCACGATGAGGGAGACGGGGAAGTCGTGGTTCGCGCCGGAGGCCTCGAGGAGGTCGATGAGCGGCGCGGCGTGGTCCTCCGTGTAGAGGCAGGCCATCACACGGAGCTCCGCGTTGGGCCGAGCGCCCTCCATGGTCCGCCGCTTGGCCCTTGCGAACCTCCCTGTCGGGTCGTAGAGGAGCTTGATGAGCGGCGTGGCCGCCGCCGTGATGAGCACCATGGACAACGTCAGCGTCGAGTAGTGCTCGGCAGTGGCCTTCATGGTGTCTCCCCAGTTGTTGATGGCGGCCACCTCCACGATGCCCCGGATGTTGAGCATGAGCGCCAGAGCCGTGGCCTCTCCGATCGGCATGGCGAAGAAGAGCCCCGCGGCTATGCAGCCCACCATCTTGCCGGCGACGCATAGGGCCACGAACAGCTCCAGCGCGCACCATTTCTCCTCGTGCCCGCCCAGCTCTGAGAAGTCTGTGCGGTAGCCGGCGAGCGCCATATACACGGGGAGGAAGAGCGCGATGAAGAAGGAGTCGAGCCGCTCCGTCATGGTGGCGCCAATCGGCATGCCACCGGGGATCGCGAGCCCCAGCATCATCGGCCCGATCATGTACTTGAACCCAATCACATCCGTCACCAGCGCCGACAGGAGCGCCGCGATCACCACGACGACGAAGGAACCCTCCGATAGGAGGTCACCCGCCGGGGTGCGCTTGTAGGCGATGTAGCGTCCGGCGGGGCGTGCCACGAAGGCGACGAAGAAGACGAAGCCGACGAAGGAGGCCAGGATCTTGGTGGTGAATGCCGGCGACTTGGCCTCCGTGACGAGGAACGCCGCGGCGAAGCAGGCTCGGAGGAACCAGGAGGTGACGTCGGTGATGAGGGACGCGGTGAGCGCGATGCGACCGAGCTCGGAGTTGAGGAGGTCGAGCTCGGCGAGCGCGTCGGCGATGACGGGAAAGGAGGAGAGCGAGAGGCGGACGGCGATCTCGGTGATGAGCGACGAGCCGCGAAGGTCGGCGGGGAGGGTTGGCTGTAGCATGTGGAACACCGGCAGCGTGATGGCGAGCGGGACGACGGAGCCAGCGAGGCCAACGGCGACGGCGCGGCCGCTGGGGCGGCGGAGCAGGCTCATGTCCGTCTTGACGCCCATGGAAAACAAGAAGAGGATTAGCGCGACGAGCGAGACGCTCTCGAGGATGTAGGTGCCGCGCTCGGAGAAGAGGGCGCCGCGGAGCTCATGGTTGCGGCCGAGCACCGAGGGGTCGAGGAGGATGCCGACGAGCATGTGGGTGACGAAGCGGGActggccgaggcggcggagcaCGTGGTGGGCGGCGGCGGAGAGCAGGAGGATGAGGGAGACCTGGATGAGGAGGAGCGGGAGCGAGAAGCGCAGCGGCTGGTCCCCCAAGAACATGCCCTGCGAGTTCACCAGGTTGTTGTCATAGCACGCCGCCGCCACGGGCTTCACCGTCGCCGTGGCATCGGCCGCTGCCTTGAACGCGGCGGCTGTCACGTTCACGGCGGCGTCCGTGTCCATCGTGCCTTGATGAGCTCCGGGCTAGCAACGCATGCAAATGCAATGGAGTGGTGGTGACTTCATGCATGCATGGATGGTGGTCCTCTTCTTGTTTGGCTGAGCTCGAGCAGGGTGAGAGGTATTCTTAGCCGTGTGGACGGGAGGGAGAGTAGAGGAAGAGATTGACTCTTCTCCCGGGGTTCCAAACTCAaacaattgccccccccccccccccccccccgtttgcCAAAAACCCAACGTTAGCTTCACTTTTCACCAAAGCTTGTACAGTAGGACCAACTTTGCCCATCATAAAAACTTGATTCCTACATAGCCCAAGTATTGGGAGGGTGGCATCTAACCAATCACATACCTTAACTTCCAAAAGGTTTTCCTTCCCTCTTGACCAATTCCTTTGGCAAACATAAACCCCATTCCAATTACATTATGAGAACCAAATAGCAAGGGGGTCGACGATTGAAGGAATTGTTTGAGCTGCCACATAACGAAACCGCCAGTTGTCACGAATATCTCCATTTTCCATTTCAATTGGAAAATGCAGTCAGATGTCACAATATCTTAATTCAAATCTTGACCTTTATGACACAAATATTTCACCAACATTTCAAACTCATTGTTTTCAAATTCGCAAATTCAAACTAGAATACAACATATTATCCAAATGAAGCAAATATTCCAAATAAAATGATGAAAAGATCCTACGGAGCCCTATCGTTGCACCACCCTCCATCAACTTCTGTCATGGCATCTACATTGGGTGCTCTCATGTACTCCTCTTCAAAGAACTAATCACACCTTTGTAAATTTCTTCACACGGATGATGACAAGATCTTCACCAATGCGGGCATATTCATCTGCATACCTTTTTTTTACCCTAATATTCATCTGCATATTTTTATTTAAAAGGGGCAttttattacttaaaagatttaagcattacacccggccttTGCATAACTAAGATACACACAGCCAACAAAGTTCTCTCACACAAACAAAAAAAAGGTGAAACATAAAGAGACATGTAGAGTTTGTATAACGTCTAAATCGGAAGGGGggcaatcctaagatcatgcttccacccatgttgggtaaaagtatccctcgtcGTAGCCTCCAATCGTGTAACGTGGGATTTATGTAGGCCGTAGAATCTTTTTTTAATACTGCGTTGGCAAGGTATTGAACTCAAGACTTCCTTGCTCTGATACTATATTAAGTTCATGCttcagccaactcatccaaaaatcTAGACTGATGAAAAAAaacgggcaatatatttcaacacacaCCTCCAAATTGCACTTACCCGAAACTCCATATGCATTGCCATGACACACTTCTGAATTGCACTTGCGCCATGTTGTCGAATTGCATTCGTCTTCTGATGGAATATATACCATCATGCTATTCAACAACAATTACTATGCTTATAAAATTCTCTGCCGACATTATGAAACGTCTCCAAACATGATACCAATGCTAACATACATCACGTGGATTTAAGATTTAGCGATAGGCATCTCTCGAGCGATGCTACACTTACAGGCAAATTTTTACAGATTTGAGCTTACGGACAAAGATGGCATTATCAAATTGGAGGGAGTAGGGCCCCACCCCGGGAATTCAGGGGGGTGGGATGAATTAGCCACTGCCAGCTCCGTCCGTATGCTTGTTTCCGTAAGTGAAGCAATTTCGGCATCACACACATGAATTGTTCACAAGGTCCAGAAGTGCATGAATTGTTTAAGTCTACAAAAGCTGGCTGTAGCAGAAGGGTGGGATGGGAGAGCAGAGGCGACGAAGAAAGAGGAGATCAGTGCTCAATCGATCAGGGGCATGGTGTGTTGAGTGTACGATGACAACAAGGGCAGCAGAAGGCAAGACAACATGGCGATGGGAGAGGAAGCACTGCGCTCGATCGGCCCGACGATGTCCATGCGACCGATCGGGAAAGGATTAGGGGAGACGAACCACCAAATTATGAGAATCAATTAGCAAGGGGGTGGACGGTTGAAAGAATTGCTCGAGCTGCCCCcgtaaggctactcatagtgggaaATATCGTATACTAATATCATATgcttgatactagtatatgatactatctTCGTATTACATaatatcataaagtagtatcatagctGACCATATTTATTGTTATGCATGACATAAAATAGCATAACATTTAACATGATACAGTATCTATCTATGTTACTATAAAcctctctttcttctttaattgtgtgccacataagcatgtttgctagtcccaagtgcatgttaccagttatgttaccccactatggccagcctaatgaAACCACTAGTACTCGCAAATATCCAAAACATTAACGTACGCATCATGGGCGCCCGTTCGCGCGTTCCACGTCATCACAGTTGCGCAAAAAAAGGCGTTAGCGATTGGCAGAGAGAGGGAAAAGGGGATCGGGGGGTCAAGCGAGAATTTATTCCTTTTGCTCTTCCTCCACACGCAACCTTCTCTCCTCTCTTCTCCTTAGAAACAGTGCCACCGCCCGCGACTCAACCCGCCCAACTCCGCCTATGACTCAGCCCGCGTCTCCATGGCGTTTGGTTCCGCCACGCCCCACCGTCTCCTCTCTGGTCTGCCCGTGGCGGCCGTCGTGTCTGGTCCTGTGACGTGCCGATCCGGCGGCACCGCGGCCGGGTGCGATCTGGAAAACCAGCGGGCGGTGGTGCACGGTATGGGCGGCGGCGACCTGTGCGTCCCCGGTGCTGCACTGATGCCTCCTTCCTCCGTCTCCCAGGTCCAAGGAGACTCTCTCATAGCCAATCTCCAGCCCTTCCTCCTTGATCGACTCTCTCCTCCTCTGTAGAAGTAGCACGTTGTCGCTCTCAAAGTGGTCGACGCCGACGAGGACTCGGTCATGTTGTATCGACGGCGAGTGGGGGTAGCCATCTCGAGCCGTCTCAACAGCGGTTGCTGGAACTCGACGTtggcgattgatacgtctccaacgtatccataatttttgattgctccatgctactttatctactgttttggactatattgggctttattttccacttttatattatttttgggactaacctattaaccggaggcccagcccagaattgttgttttttgcctatttcagtgtttcaaagaaacggaatatcaaacggagtccaaacggaatgaaaccttcgggaacgtgattttctcaccgaacgtgatccaagagacttggaccctactgcaagaagtgccagaggcggtcacgagggtggagggcgccccccctgggcgtgccccctacctcgtgggccccctgttgctccaccgacgtactccttcctcctatatatacctacgtacccccgacagatcaaagagggagccaaaaacctaattccaccgccgtaaccttctgtatccacgagatcccatctcggggcctgttccggagctccaccggagggggcatctaccacggagggcttctacatcaacaccatagcctcttcgataaagtgtgagtagtttacttcagaccttcgggtccatagctagtagctagatggcttcttctctctttttggatctcaatacaatgttctccccctctcttgtggagatctattcgatgtaatcttctttttgcggtgtgtttgttgagaccgatgaattgtgggtttatgatccagtattatctatggaaatatttgaatcttctctgaattcttttatgtatgattgagttatctttgcaagtctcttcgaattatccgtttggtttggccaactagattggtagttcttgcaatgggagaagtgcttagctttgggttcaatcttgaggtgtccttacccagtgacagaaagggttgcaaggcacgtattgtattgttgccatcgaggataacaagatggggtttttatcatattgcatgaatttatccctctacatcatgtcatcttgcttaaggcgttactctgtttttaacttaatactctagatgcatgctggatagcggtcgatgagtggagtaatagtagtagatgcagaatcgtttcgatctacttgtctcggacgtgatgcctatatacatgatcattacctagatatactcataactatgctcaattctgtcaattgctcaacagtaatttgttcacccaccgtagaatatctatgctctcgagagaagccactagtgaaacctatggcccccgggtctattctcatcatatcaatctctatcgctttatttacttgcttgtttttactttgccttttacttttcactttgcatctatctatcaaaaataccaaaaatattatttatcatctctatcatatctcactctcgtaagtgaccgtgaagggattgacaacccctaatcacgttggttgcgagtagctatcgttttgtgtaggtacgagggacttgtgtgtggtctcctactggattgataccttggttctcaaaaactgagggaaatacttacgctactttactgcatcatgctctcctcttcggggaaaaccaacgcagtgctcaagaggtagcagcgatgAGTCCGGGGTGGCCCGCTCAAGGCTTTCAGCCGGAGATCCTCAGGTCGCTCGCGTCGTTGCTACCCTctgcctctctcgcacacatcaCTCGCGCCATCGCTACACTCTCCATTCTCTTCTCGTGCTTTTCCATTGTCCCGACGGTGACCTACAGTGCTGCTAAATGGCTACGACGCAATCTGTGGCGTCCCCCAGTCCCTTCTCCCCTGCAGTAGCCTTGACAATATGGTCTTCCTCCTCTCCCAGTCCCCTAATTTCTAGGCTTTTGAAATTGGCTCAATAGCTAATTCACGGCCCATAACTTTGTGTATGTAAAATGACAAGTTGCTACTGAATTAAAATTCTACCAGTTGAATGCCCAATGACCATCTGAAAGGTTATACTTCACCACTGCAGATCTAATTGCATTGTTATAGTTCAGATTAAGGATGGAATTAAGCAAGTCCAAATTTtgttacaatatctattgtaattGTTTACCTTTGTTCTATCTATGTGTTTCTATGGCACTTCAGAATGCTCATACCTCGTATCTTTTATGACAAATCTAGATGCCTAGATGAGGATACAATTGTTGTTCTGCCATCAGATGTAATGTATGCATTATGCGAAGCCTGCATGGGCAACAACAGAGTGCATTGGGTATTGGGTAGCAGAGTTCATAAAACATTTGTACTGAACCTGAACATGCAGTGGTTGTTTACTAAATTTTTAGTTGTAACAATAAGTAGGATAAGATGCAAATGTGCTCTCTGACACTACAACCGGATCAACCTCCTGAAAGTGAAAGTGACACTGGGTTCAAGATGTAAGATAGTGTGGTAGTCAACCAGGATAAGAGGTGCAAATCGTAAGTGACCAATTGTGTATTGACTAAGCTactctctgatgacccacaagtataggggatctatcttaatcctttcgataagtaagagtgtcgaacccaacgaggagcagaaggaaatgaaaagcagttttcggtaaggtattctttgcaagcactaaaattatcggtaacagatagttttgtgataagataattcataatgggtaacaagtaacaaaggtaaacaaggtgcagcaaggtggcccaatcctttttgtagcaaaggacaagtgtcggtgtcaaaaccggcggatctcgggtagagggtcccgaactgtgcgtctaggcggatggtaacaggagacaagggacacgatgttttacccaggttcgggccctcttgatggaggtaaaaccctacgtcctgcttgattaatattgatgatgtgtgtaacaagagtagatctaccacgagatcaaggaggctaaaccctagaagctagcctatggtatgattgttgttcgtcctacggactaaagccatccggtttatatagacaccggagagggctagggttacacagagtcggttacaatggtaggagatctacatatccgtatcgctaagcttgccttccacgccaaggaaagtcccatccggacacgggacgacgtcttcaatcttgtatcttcatagtcttggagtccggctgatcatgatagttcggctgtccggacaccccctagtccgggactccctcagtagcccccgaaccaggcttcaatgacgacgagtccggtgcatatgttgtcttcggcatttgcaaggcaggttctccttcatgtttcatgtgtctgtcggatagtgtccggttgcttcataaatgttgcgctccttggcttctacgtccaataatggccttcttccacgtgtcgtacgaatgcgaaaagccagggtattcttacgttttaccccctagctgcgcgaataagccgcctataagagaggcgaggatccagatccaaatcacaccatcctccttccgcaagtacttatcgaggcgcatctgacaaaaaatccattccaacatggatagtcgacgcggctcctcttctcgcgctcccagtcctcagccaggagattggaggagatgctcagtcccgcatagcgagttagtgacgctccaaacagagggataccttcccccagcctttatggttccagttcgagccggactggccacctacaagggtgggaagcaggcggagaaaGCACCAAtgacctggacaaactcttatataaagcaaagcgctcccgaggacaaacgggaattactgtcaagctagttttcatcatgctcatatgattcacgttcgttactttgataatttgatatgtgggtgaaccggtgcttgggtactgcccttccttggacaagaatcccacttatgattaacccctctcgcaagcatccgcaactacgaaagaagaattaaggtaaacctaaccatagcatgaagcatatggatccaaatcagccccttacgaagcaacgcataaactagggtttatgcttctgtcactctagcaacccatcatctacttattacttcacaatcccttcccctaggaccaaatcatgtttaagtgtcatgtagtcgacgttcacataacaccactagaggagagacaacatacatctcatcaaaatatcgaaagaataccaaattcacatgattacttataacaagacttctcccatgtcctcaaaaacaaacataactactcacaaatcatattcatgttcataatcacagggatattaatatgcattaaggatctgaacatatgatcttcgaccgaataaaccaactagcatcaactacaaggagtaatcaacactactagcaagccacatgtaccaatatgaggttttgagacaaagattggatacaagagatgaactagggtttgagaggagatcgtgctggtgaagatgttgacggagattgaccccctctcaatgagaggattgatggtgatgatgatggcgatgatttccccctcccggagggatgtttccccggtagaacaactTCGCCGGAGCCTAGATTGGTCCTactcaggttccgcctcgagacggcagcgcttcatcccgaaagcttccttatgatttttttccagggcaaaagacaccatatagcagaagataggcatcgggggcctgccaggtggcccacgaggtaggggggcacgccccccaccctcgtggctggtgggtgcccccccccctctggtgctttcttcgcccaatatttttaatatattccaaaactgactttcatggagtttcaggacttttggagttgtgcagaatatgtctctaatatttgctccttttccagcccagaattccagctgtcggcattctccctcttcgtgtaaaccttataaaataagagagaaaaggcatacgtattgtgacataatgtgtagtaacatcccataatgcaataaatattgatataaaagcatgatgcaaaatggacgtatcaactcccccaagcttagacctcgcttgtcctcaagcgaaagccgatatcggaaaatatgtccacatgtttagatatagaggtgtcgataaaataaaatacggacatgagggcatcatgatcattcttagaacaacaacgtatatattgtcatatgatttcttatgctaaagtaacaatctgtTCACAATATAAACTATGaaccagaaacttcattgaaaactagcaaactataaccttagtcattgaagcaattgcaatttatcataacattggaaagagtcaacataagagtttttcagcaagcccacatactcaactatcatttagtctttcatagtttctaacactcacgtgatacttatgggtatgaagtttcaatcggacacagagaaagataggggcttatagtttcgcctcccaaccttttacctcaagggtaatgtcaacaataatactttgtgaaaacctacatccaagtggatatatatatcaggatctttccaacacatagtgcttgccaaaggataaagtgtaaaaaggaaatgtgaagatcaccatgactcttgtatgaaggtaGAAGGTAAacataaaagatagacccttcgtagagggaagtagaggttgtcatgcgcttttatggttggatgcacaaaatcttaatgcaaaagaacgtcactttatattgccacttgtaataaggacctttattatgcagtccgtcgcttttatttcttccatatcacaagctcgtataaagcctattttcttcacactaatagattacacatatttagagagcattttttattgctagcaccgatgacaacttacttgaaggattttactcaatccatagataggtatggtggaatcGCATGGCAAAagtgggtttagggatgtttgagtttagctagcatgagggggaaaggcaagctcaacatggtggatgatccatgacaatataatttattcggatataagaaaacataacccattacgttgtcttccttgtccaacatcaactttttagcatgtcatattttaatgagtgctcacaatcataaaatatgtccaagatagtatatttatatgcgaaaacctctctttctttattacttcctattaattgcaacgatgaccaaaactatgtttgtcaactatcaacaactttattcatcatactctttatatgtgaagtcattactctccataagatcaatatgatctttttatttctttttattctttcttttattccttcaatatcatagcaagatagcaaaagcccccgactcaaaactaatctttattatatatagctcacgaacttgattacatagatagagatcgaaacaaaactctaagctagatcatactaaacttcattctactagatcaagatataaccaaaaggatcaaactaagaaaaacagtaaggatagaggtgtgatggtgatacgataccggggcacctcccccaagcttggcagttgccaaggggagtgcccatacccatgtatttatgcctctttcttcggaggtggtgatgatggagttgttgatgatgtaggcttgttccttagcttgcgcttgaagatgtcatggtgatctagatttgtcagaaaaacagctcgaaacaaaagcagaggattttgtTGTGGTacgagggtcaaaaccttcgggagattatataatgaatttttaccaaccaaaagaagtatcatgcaagaaaacggagtccggagggcacacgaggtggccacgaggcagggggcgcgcccatggggtaggccgcgccctccaccctcgtggtgcctcgtgtctctttcggactacttttaatttttttaatttttaaaatattccaaaacggagaaaaattgctatttaagaagtttttgagtcggtttacttaccgtaccacatacctattccttttcggagtctgaaacattctggaaagtgtcccttatgtactcctccggggttacggtgtcaataacattggtttcaacatttatgggattacctgagatataatgtttgattctttgaccgtttaccaccttcagatttgtgccttcagcgttgttgatttttatggcaccagaacgatagacctcctcgataacgtaaggaccttcccatttggaaagaatttttcctgcaaaaaatcttaaacgagagttgtatagcaaaacataatcacctacattaaactcacgcttttgtatcctcttgtcatgccatcttttaactttttc comes from Triticum aestivum cultivar Chinese Spring chromosome 5B, IWGSC CS RefSeq v2.1, whole genome shotgun sequence and encodes:
- the LOC123115986 gene encoding cation/H(+) antiporter 15-like, which translates into the protein MDTDAAVNVTAAAFKAAADATATVKPVAAACYDNNLVNSQGMFLGDQPLRFSLPLLLIQVSLILLLSAAAHHVLRRLGQSRFVTHMLVGILLDPSVLGRNHELRGALFSERGTYILESVSLVALILFLFSMGVKTDMSLLRRPSGRAVAVGLAGSVVPLAITLPVFHMLQPTLPADLRGSSLITEIAVRLSLSSFPVIADALAELDLLNSELGRIALTASLITDVTSWFLRACFAAAFLVTEAKSPAFTTKILASFVGFVFFVAFVARPAGRYIAYKRTPAGDLLSEGSFVVVVIAALLSALVTDVIGFKYMIGPMMLGLAIPGGMPIGATMTERLDSFFIALFLPVYMALAGYRTDFSELGGHEEKWCALELFVALCVAGKMVGCIAAGLFFAMPIGEATALALMLNIRGIVEVAAINNWGDTMKATAEHYSTLTLSMVLITAAATPLIKLLYDPTGRFARAKRRTMEGARPNAELRVMACLYTEDHAAPLIDLLEASGANHDFPVSLIVLHLTELVGRAASVLKPHKKSSTASSPSDRIVNAFRHFEQQAAPGAVTVSPYVAQSPYSSMHHDVCSLAHSRKANLILLPFHKSSDGARSTANSAVRSANRAVLQYAPCSVAILVDHGLASGSACATASNRNLLQRVALYFLGGPDDREALAYAARMPESGGTSVTVVRIKLRNWVGMGGHDEVRDEEVLQEFWQRYREDERVVYVEKTVEDGEGTASVVRSMSDKFDLVIVGRRGEDRDVEGSALTSGLSEWSECPELGVLGDMLATAEFASKVSILVIQQQAGITTGGEADYQ